Proteins found in one Mytilus edulis chromosome 2, xbMytEdul2.2, whole genome shotgun sequence genomic segment:
- the LOC139512863 gene encoding uncharacterized protein yields MKNVTTEIKSGMEYIFFGIVKQLQSCYSSLSEEKQSELSEVSLSFNIDGLPLFKSTNTSLWPVICKVHIKPVQIFPVALTLGRSKPSNLDFLRETIRELDNVLQNGFPSGNRTIKVNLKGIVCDAPARAFVKGTKLYCGYYGCDKCAQKGNWIGRMTYQDINNLTLRTNETFRNSLNQEHHNYLSPFCDLPMDKLDMIKQFPLDYMHLVCLGVMKKLLLTWKRGKLDVRLSNQQVQEIGRKLVRLRSFVPEFFARKPRNMDEIDRWKATEFRQFLLYTGKIVLKDILRSDMYKNFMALSVGISILVCSSSVQNHADYAHNLLEYFVESARIIYGPEFLVYNVHSLLHITDEAKEYGNLDECSAFAFENYLQKLKKMVRSGRSPMVQIVKRLDELEKFNSTKREESFRRSSVLKFKQPNNAFVMDNNQCCEIISRTQQVDPNDPEKLLLLCRVYERSEPLFRAPCDSRLIGVYKASPRNTRMKLLSPDKLGKRAMLIDMDQNEPVAFLTILHEM; encoded by the coding sequence ATGAAAAATGTGACAACAGAAATTAAATCAGGCatggaatatattttttttggtatagTTAAACAGCTGCAATCGTGTTATTCTTCGCTGTCAGAAGAAAAACAGAGTGAATTGTCAGAAGTTAGCTTATCATTCAATATTGATGGTCTGCCATTGTTCAAAAGCACTAACACATCTCTGTGGCCTGTCATTTGTAAGGTTCACATCAAGCCTGTTCAAATTTTTCCAGTTGCCTTAACATTAGGAAGATCTAAGCCATCAAATCTAGATTTTTTGAGAGAAACTATAAGAGAATTAGACAATGTACTTCAAAATGGATTTCCTTCTGGTAATCGCACTATTAAAGTGAATTTGAAAGGCATAGTGTGTGATGCTCCTGCTAGAGCCTTTGTTAAAGGAACTAAACTATACTGCGGCTACTATGGCTGTGATAAATGTGCCCAAAAAGGAAATTGGATTGGTAGGATGACTTACCAAGATATTAATAACTTGACCTTAAGAACAAATGAAACATTTAGAAACTCTTTAAATCAAGAACATCACAATTATCTCTCTCCATTTTGTGATTTACCAATGGACAAATTAGACATGATTAAACAGTTTCCTTTAGATTACATGCACCTAGTATGTCTTGGTGTAATGAAGAAGTTACTTTTAACTTGGAAAAGAGGCAAATTGGATGTTAGACTGTCCAATCAACAAGTTCAAGAAATAGGTCGCAAACTAGTTAGATTACGATCATTTGTTCCTGAATTTTTTGCCAGAAAACCAAGAAACATGGATGAAATTGATCGATGGAAAGCCACTGAATTCAGGCAGTTTCTTCTGTACACTGGCAAAATTGTCTTGAAAGACATTTTAAGGTCAGATATGTATAAGAATTTCATGGCATTAAGTGTTGGAATATCAATATTGGTTTGTTCAAGTTCAGTCCAAAATCATGCTGACTATGCACACAATCTGCTCGAGTATTTCGTTGAAAGTGCAAGAATAATTTATGGTCCAGAGTTTTTGGTTTACAATGTACACAGCTTACTTCATATTACAGACGAAGCTAAAGAATATGGAAATTTAGATGAATGTTCAGCATTTgcctttgaaaactatttacagaaattaaaaaaaatggtaagaTCAGGAAGGAGTCCCATGGTACAAATTGTGAAAAGATTAGATGAGCTGGAAAAATTCAATAGTACCAAGAGAGAAGAAAGTTTTCGAAGGTCAAGTGTTCTAAAATTTAAACAACCAAACAATGCTTTTGTCATGGACAATAACCAGTGTTGTGAAATCATTTCAAGGACTCAACAAGTTGATCCAAATGATCCTGAAAAATTATTGTTGCTGTGTAGAGTTTATGAAAGATCAGAACCACTTTTCCGTGCACCTTGCGATTCAAGACTGATTGGGGTTTATAAAGCCTCACCAAGAAATACTAGGATGAAGCTCCTGTCACCTGACAAGCTGGGCAAAAGGGCAATGCTCATAGATATGGACCAGAATGAACCAGTAGCATTTTTAACTATACTGCATGAAATGTAA